TGTGCACCGTGTTCAGCGTGGACCACCGCACCCCCGGGAACAAGCGTGGCTTCATCCAGGCCAAGCTGCGCAACCTGCGTTCCGGCTCCATGATGGATCACAAGTTCCGCGCCGAGGACTCGGTGGAGAAAGTCACCCTGGACGAAGCCGAAATGCAATTCCTCTATCAGGACACCTCCGGCTACTGCTTCATGAACACCGAGAACTACGAGCAGGTGCACCTCTCGCGCGAGATCCTGGGCGACACCGTGGACTACCTGGTCTCCAACCTCACCCTGAAGGTGGAGTTCCACGAGGGCAAGGCCGTCGGCATCGAGCTGCCCCAGACCGTGGACCTGAAGGTGGTGGAGACCGAGCCCGGCCTCAAGAGCGCCACCGCCTCCAGCGTGATGAAGCAGGCCAAGCTCGAGACCGGCCTGGTGGTGCTGGTGCCTCCCTTCATCAGCGAGGGCGAGAGCATCCGCGTGGATACGGCCGAAGGCGTATACCTGGAGCGGGTGAAGTAAGAGCGATGAGTGGCGAGTGGTGACTAGCTGATGTGGAGTGCTCAAGCTCGCCCCTCGCCACTATCCACTCGCCACTGACCATGGACTGCCGCCGATTCATCGTCCGAGGCCGGGTGCAGGGGGTGGGCTTCCGCTGGTTCGTGGAGCGGGAGGCGCGCACCCTGAGCATCGCCGGCTGGGTGCGCAACAACGTGGACGGCACGGTGGAAGTGCTGGCCATGGGCTCCGGCGAGCAGTTGAGCGCGCTGCGCGGGCGCCTGCAAACCGGCTGCCGCGCCGCGCGCGTGGATGCCGTGGACGAAGTCCCGGCCGAGCCCGTCCCTGATCTGAAAACATTCCGCATCGAAGGAGCCTGGTAGCCCATGTCGCCCACCAACTGCGAGCCGCTCAAGCGGCTGATCCGCGAGGTCCCCGACTTCCCCAAGAAGGGCATCCTCTTTTACGACATCACCACGCTGCTCAAGGACAAGACCGGCTTCGCCACGCTCATTGACGCGCTCTCGGAGAATTATCTGGAGCGCAAGATCGACCTGGTGCTGGGCATCGAGGCGCGCGGCTTCATCTTCGGCCCGGCGCTGGCCTATCGCCTGAACGCCGGCTTCGTCCCCGTGCGCAAGCCCAAGAAGCTCCCCGCCGAGACCGCCAAGTGGACCTACGACCTCGAGTACGGCACCGACACGCTGGAGATCCACAAGGACGCCGTGCAGCCCGGCCAGCGCGTGATCATCGTGGACGACCTTCTGGCCACGGGCGGCACCGCCAACGCCTGCGCCAGCCTGGCCAACTCCCTGGG
This genomic interval from Terriglobales bacterium contains the following:
- the efp gene encoding elongation factor P, with translation MYVPATQLRPGMVVMHGKDLCTVFSVDHRTPGNKRGFIQAKLRNLRSGSMMDHKFRAEDSVEKVTLDEAEMQFLYQDTSGYCFMNTENYEQVHLSREILGDTVDYLVSNLTLKVEFHEGKAVGIELPQTVDLKVVETEPGLKSATASSVMKQAKLETGLVVLVPPFISEGESIRVDTAEGVYLERVK
- a CDS encoding adenine phosphoribosyltransferase codes for the protein MSPTNCEPLKRLIREVPDFPKKGILFYDITTLLKDKTGFATLIDALSENYLERKIDLVLGIEARGFIFGPALAYRLNAGFVPVRKPKKLPAETAKWTYDLEYGTDTLEIHKDAVQPGQRVIIVDDLLATGGTANACASLANSLGADIIGLGFVVELDFLKGRDKLKGHEVFSLLHYDK
- a CDS encoding acylphosphatase codes for the protein MDCRRFIVRGRVQGVGFRWFVEREARTLSIAGWVRNNVDGTVEVLAMGSGEQLSALRGRLQTGCRAARVDAVDEVPAEPVPDLKTFRIEGAW